The Streptomyces rimosus genomic interval GTCCTTCCGCGTCCGTCCCGACGACGTCGTGATGGTCCGCGAGCGCAGCCGCGAGAAGCACCCCTTCCAGGTCGCGCGTGAGGGTGGCTACGCCCCCGAGGGCGAGACCCCCCGCTACCTGCAGGTCAACCTCAAGGCCCTGGCCTTCCGCCTGGACCGTGACCCGCAGCGCAAGGAGATCCCGGTGATCTGCGACGAGCAGCTCGTCGTCGAGTACTACGCCCGCTGATCCAGGCGTAGTCACCGCACGGCCGCGCGCCCCGCGCGCGGCCGGCCGCGTGCTCAGCCCGCCGTCTCCCCGCCGTTCGCGGACGGGGAGGCGGCGGGTTCGTCCGTTTCCGGGGGCGGTTCCGGTCCCGTACCGGAGCGCGGACCCAAGACGGGACCGTCCGGCCGGGACGACGCGTCACCGCCGAGGATCCGGGCGGCCGTCGCGTCCAGGTCGAGCAGGGCGCCTTCCCGCAGACAGTGCCCGTACCGCTCGGCCCCCAGCGCCTCCCGCGCCCGCTCCTCGCACAGCCGGTGCGGCTGGTTGAAATGGTGCGAGCCGAACAGCGGCAGCCCCACCGAGGGCCAGATCCGCCCGGCGGCCCCCTGGAGCAGCGCCGCCTCCGCCGGATCGCCCTCGCCGAGCGTGACCAGCGCCAGCAGCTCGATGGCCAGCACCGCGCCCAGCAGGTCGTGGAAGGCGTGGTCGATGGCCAGGCACTCGGTCAGCAGGGCACGGGCCCGCGCCGCATCGTCACGGCTCCAGGCCGCGTAGCCCAGTACGTACAGCGCGTATGCCAGGGTCCACCGCTCCCCGTGGTCGTCGCAGACCTGCCGTACGTCCTCGCACAGCCGCACCGCCTGTCCGAGGTCGCCCTGGAACGCCACCGCCATCGCCAGCTCGACCTGTCCCATCAGCACGTTGCTGTTGAGCTCGCCGATCTCCCGGTAGCGGCCGAGCGCGTCGCGCAGCAGCCGCTCGGCGCGGGGCATGTCGTCGCGGACCAGCGCCAGACAGCCGGTGCGGTGCAGGGCGTACGCGGCGGCGGTGGCGTTGTCGGTGCGCTCCGCGCCCTCGCGGCACTCCTGGAGGGCGATCGTCGCGCCGACCACGTCGCCCTGGAGCACCGCCACGTACCCGGCCACCCACAGCGCCTTCAGCCGGGCGTCGTCGTGGTCGCCCTCCAGCTCCAGGGAGCGGTCGAGCCAGTGCCGCCCTTCCGAGAGCCGCCCGCACCCCACCCAGTAGAACCACAGCGTGCCCGCCAGGTACTGGCCCAGGTGCGCGTCCCCGGTGCTGTCGAGGCTGTATTCCAGCGCGACCCGCAGATTCGGCAGTTCGCACTCGATACGGGCGGCCACCTCGGCCTGCCGCGGGCTGAACCAGTCCAGCTCGCACCAGGTCGCCAGGCCCACGTACCAGTCGCGGTGCCGCCGGCGCAGCCGCTCGGCGTCGCCCGCCGCGTCCAGCCAGCCCGCCCCGTACTCCCGGACGGTGTCCAGCATCCGGTGGCGCACGCCCGCCGGGGTCTCCTCCCGTACGACGACCGACTGGGCCACCAGTTCCCCGAGCACGTCGACCAGCTCGTCCGCGGGCAGGTCCGGGCCCGAGCAGACGTACTCGGCCGCGTCCAGGTCGAACTGTCCGGCGAAGACCGACAGCCGTGCCCACAGCAGGCGCTCGGCGGGCGTGCACAGCTCGTGGCTCCAGCCGATGGCCGTCCGCAGCGTCCGGTGGCGGCACTCGGCCGCGCCCCGCGGGGGCGAGAGGCCCGCGCGGGTGCCGGGGTAGCCGCCGGTCAGCAGCCGGAAGCGGTCGTCGAGCCGGGCCAGCACCTGTTCCACCGACAGGGCCCGCAGCCGCCCGGCGGCCAGTTCGAGCGCGAGCGGGATGCCGTCCAGGCGGCGGCACAGTTCGGCGACGGCGGCCTCGCCCGACGCGTCCGTGGTGAAGCCGGGGACCACGGCCGCGGCCCGGTCGTGGAACAGGTCCGCCGCGTCCGGGCCGTCCATCGGGGGCAGCGGCAGGTTCTGCTCGCCGGGCAGGCCGAGCGGGCGCCGGCCCGCGGCCAGTACGCGCAGGCCGGGCGCGCGCCGCAGCAGGTCGGCGGCGAGGTCGGCGCAGTCGTCGACCAGGTGCTCGTAGCCGTCCAGGACGAGCAGCAGGTCGCGGCCCGCGAGGTGGTCGCGCAGCGCGGCGCGCGGCGGCCGTCCGGTGTGGTCGGCGAGGCCCAGCGCCTCGGCGACCGCGTGGTCCAGCAGGTGCCCGTGGCGCAGCGGGGCCAGTTCGGCCAGCCACACCCCATCGCAGAAGCGATCCTGCAAGATCGTGGCAGCGTGCCTGGCGAGCCGGGACTTCCCCACGCCGCCGACCCCGGTGAGCGTCACCAGCCGGGCGGAATCCAGATGCCCGGCCAGCGCGGCGAGTTCGCCGTCGCGGCCGATGAACCGGGTCAGCTCCGCGGGCAGATTGCCGGGCACCCGCAGGCGCGCGGAGGAAGGACGGGGCAGGGAGCGTCGCATGGGACACGGAGCGTACTCGTAGGTGTGCGGACCGTACAATCGCCCGGCGGTGGGCCCCGCGCCGCACGGGGAAGGCGGTACGGGCGCGCGCCCGCGGCGCGATAGGCTCGGGACCTGCCGTTCGAGCAGGACGCAACCGGAACAGAATCAGTCGGAGAGTGGTGCCAACGTGACCGGTGGAGAGGTGGCCGGGATCCTCGTGGCCGTCTTCTGGGCGATCCTCGTGTCCTTCCTCGCCCTCGTGCTGGTGAGGCTCGCACAGACGCTCAAGGCGACGACCAGGATGGTCGCCGAGGTGTCCGAGCAGGCCGTACCGCTGCTGGCCGACGCGTCCGCGACCGTCCGCTCCGCGCACACCCAGCTCGCCCGGGTCGACGCCATCGCCTCCGACGTCCAGGAGGTCACCGCCAACGCCTCCGCGCTCTCCTCGACCGTCTCCTCCGCGTTCGGCGGACCCCTGGTCAAGGTCGCGGCGTTCGGCTACGGCGTGCGCCGCGCGATCGGCAGGAAGGGCGCACCGCCCGAGCCGAAGCGCACCGTCGTCGGCCGTACCCTGCCCGCCGCCCGCCGCGGCGGGCGCCGCAACCGTCGCTCCAAGGACTGATCGCCGCGATGTTCCGCCGCGCATTCTGGTTCACCACCGGCGCCGCCGCCGGGGTGTGGGCCACCACCAAGGTCAACCGCAAGCTGCGCAAGCTCCAGCCCGACAGCCTCGCGGCGCAGGCCGCCGACAAGGCCGTCGAGACCGGACACCGGCTGCGCCAATTTGCAGTGGACGTACGCACGGGAATGTCGGACCGTGAGGGGCAGCTGTACGAAGCCCTGGGCCTGACGGACCGGGGCGACGCACGCGAGCTGCCCGCCGCGCGCTCCCGCGCCGCACTCGAAACGCCGCAGTACCAGATCACGCAGCACCGAACGATTACCCCCGGCCCGACCGGACCGACCGGAAAAGAGGACCACTGATGGAGTCGGCTGAAATCCGCCGCCGCTGGCTGCGCTTCTTCGAGGAGCGCGGGCACACCGTCGTGCCGTCGGCGTCGCTCATCGCGGACGACCCGACGCTGCTGCTGGTCCCCGCGGGCATGGTGCCCTTCAAGCCGTACTTCCTCGGCGAGGTCAAGCCGCCGTGGCCGCGCGCCACCAGCGTCCAGAAGTGCGTGCGCACGCCGGACATCGAAGAGGTCGGCAAGACCACCCGGCACGGCACGTTCTTCCAGATGTGCGGCAACTTCTCCTTCGGCGACTACTTCAAGGAAGGCGCCATCAAGTACGCCTGGGAGCTGCTGACCAGCTCGCAGGACGACGGCGGCTACGGCCTGGACCCGGAGAAGCTCTGGATCACCGTCTACCTGGACGACGACGAGGCCGAGCGCATCTGGCACGAGGTCGTCGGGGTGCCCAAGGAGCGCATCCAGCGCCTGGGCAAGAAGGAGAACTACTGGTCCATGGGCGTCCCGGGCCCCTGCGGCCCGTGCTCCGAGATCAACTACGACCGCGGCCCGGAATTCGGCGTCGAGGGCGGCCCGGCCGTCAACGACGAGCGGTACGTGGAGATCTGGAACCTGGTCTTCATGCAGTACGAGCGCGGCGCGGGCACCGGCAAGGAGGACTTCGAGATCCTCGGTGAACTGCCGAGCAAGAACATCGACACCGGCCTCGGCCTGGAACGCCTGGCGATGATCCTCCAGGGCGTCCGCAACATGTACGAGACCGACACGCTGCGCGTCGTCATCGACAAGGCCGGCGACCTGACCGGCGTGAGCTACGGCGCCGCCGCCGACACCGACGTGTCGCTGCGCGTGGTCGCCGACCACATGCGTACGTCCACCATGCTCATCGGCGACGGCGTCACCCCCGGCAACGAGGGCCGCGGCTATGTGCTGCGCCGCATCATGCGCCGCGCCATCCGCAACATGCGCCTGCTCGGCGCCACCGGCCCGGTCGTCGCCGACCTGCTGGACGTGGTCATCAAGACGATGGGCCAGCAGTACCCGGAGCTTCTGGAGGACCGCAAGCGCATCGAGACGGTCGCGCTCGCCGAGGAGGCCGCCTTCCTCAAGACGCTCAAGGCCGGCACCAACATCCTCGACACCGCCGTCACCGAGACCAAGGCCGCCGGCAGCACGGTGCTCCCCGGCGACAAGGCGTTCCTGCTCCACGACACCTGGGGCTTCCCCATCGACCTCACCCTCGAAATGGCCGCCGAACAGGGCCTTTCGGTGGACGAGAACGGCTTCCGCCGGCTGATGAAGGAGCAGCGGGAGCGCGCCAAGGCCGACGCCCAGGCCAAGAAGCACGGCCACGCCGACCTGTCCGCCTACCGCGAGGTGGCCGACCGCTCCGGCTCCACCGTCTTCACCGGCTACACCCACACCGAGGGCGAGTCCTCCGTCGTCGGCCTGCTGGCCAACGGCGTGTCGGCCCCCGCGGCCCAGGAGGGCGACGAGGTCGAGGTCGTCCTGGACCGCACCCCCTTCTACGCCGAGGGCGGCGGCCAGCTCGCCGACACCGGCCGGATCAAGCTGGAGTCCGGCGCCGTCGTCGAGGTCCGCGACGTGCAGCAGCCGGTGCCCGGCGTCACGGTGCACAAGGGCGTCGTCCAGGTCGGCGAGGTCGTGGTCGGCTCGCCCGCGTACGCCACCATCGACGTCAAGCGCCGCCGGGCCATCGCCCGCGCCCACAGCGCCACCCACCTGACCCACCAGGCGCTGCGCGACGCGCTCGGCCCCACGGCCGCCCAGGCCGGTTCGGAGAACTCCCCGGGCCGCTTCCGCTTCGACTTCGGCTCGCCGGCCGCCGTGCCCGGCACGGTCCTGACCGACGTGGAGCAGCGCATCAACGAGGTGCTCTCCCGCGAACTGGACGTCCAGGCCGAGGTCATGAGCATGGAGGACGCCAAGAAGCAGGGCGCCATCGCCGAGTTCGGCGAGAAGTACGGCGACCGGGTGCGCGTGGTGACCATCGGCGACTTCTCCAAGGAGCTGTGCGGCGGCACCCACGTGGCCAACACCGCCCAGCTGGGCCTGGTCAAGCTGCTCGGCGAGTCCTCCATCGGCTCCGGCGTACGCCGCGTGGAGGCCCTGGTCGGCGTGGACGCGTACAACTTCCTCGCCCGTGAGCACACCGTCGTCTCGCAGCTGACCGAGCTGGTCAAGGGCCGCCCCGAGGAGCTGCCCGAGAAGATCTCCGGCGTGCTGGCCAAGCTCAAGGAGGCC includes:
- a CDS encoding ATP-binding protein, whose product is MRRSLPRPSSARLRVPGNLPAELTRFIGRDGELAALAGHLDSARLVTLTGVGGVGKSRLARHAATILQDRFCDGVWLAELAPLRHGHLLDHAVAEALGLADHTGRPPRAALRDHLAGRDLLLVLDGYEHLVDDCADLAADLLRRAPGLRVLAAGRRPLGLPGEQNLPLPPMDGPDAADLFHDRAAAVVPGFTTDASGEAAVAELCRRLDGIPLALELAAGRLRALSVEQVLARLDDRFRLLTGGYPGTRAGLSPPRGAAECRHRTLRTAIGWSHELCTPAERLLWARLSVFAGQFDLDAAEYVCSGPDLPADELVDVLGELVAQSVVVREETPAGVRHRMLDTVREYGAGWLDAAGDAERLRRRHRDWYVGLATWCELDWFSPRQAEVAARIECELPNLRVALEYSLDSTGDAHLGQYLAGTLWFYWVGCGRLSEGRHWLDRSLELEGDHDDARLKALWVAGYVAVLQGDVVGATIALQECREGAERTDNATAAAYALHRTGCLALVRDDMPRAERLLRDALGRYREIGELNSNVLMGQVELAMAVAFQGDLGQAVRLCEDVRQVCDDHGERWTLAYALYVLGYAAWSRDDAARARALLTECLAIDHAFHDLLGAVLAIELLALVTLGEGDPAEAALLQGAAGRIWPSVGLPLFGSHHFNQPHRLCEERAREALGAERYGHCLREGALLDLDATAARILGGDASSRPDGPVLGPRSGTGPEPPPETDEPAASPSANGGETAG
- a CDS encoding DUF6167 family protein, translating into MFRRAFWFTTGAAAGVWATTKVNRKLRKLQPDSLAAQAADKAVETGHRLRQFAVDVRTGMSDREGQLYEALGLTDRGDARELPAARSRAALETPQYQITQHRTITPGPTGPTGKEDH
- a CDS encoding DUF948 domain-containing protein, whose translation is MTGGEVAGILVAVFWAILVSFLALVLVRLAQTLKATTRMVAEVSEQAVPLLADASATVRSAHTQLARVDAIASDVQEVTANASALSSTVSSAFGGPLVKVAAFGYGVRRAIGRKGAPPEPKRTVVGRTLPAARRGGRRNRRSKD
- the alaS gene encoding alanine--tRNA ligase is translated as MESAEIRRRWLRFFEERGHTVVPSASLIADDPTLLLVPAGMVPFKPYFLGEVKPPWPRATSVQKCVRTPDIEEVGKTTRHGTFFQMCGNFSFGDYFKEGAIKYAWELLTSSQDDGGYGLDPEKLWITVYLDDDEAERIWHEVVGVPKERIQRLGKKENYWSMGVPGPCGPCSEINYDRGPEFGVEGGPAVNDERYVEIWNLVFMQYERGAGTGKEDFEILGELPSKNIDTGLGLERLAMILQGVRNMYETDTLRVVIDKAGDLTGVSYGAAADTDVSLRVVADHMRTSTMLIGDGVTPGNEGRGYVLRRIMRRAIRNMRLLGATGPVVADLLDVVIKTMGQQYPELLEDRKRIETVALAEEAAFLKTLKAGTNILDTAVTETKAAGSTVLPGDKAFLLHDTWGFPIDLTLEMAAEQGLSVDENGFRRLMKEQRERAKADAQAKKHGHADLSAYREVADRSGSTVFTGYTHTEGESSVVGLLANGVSAPAAQEGDEVEVVLDRTPFYAEGGGQLADTGRIKLESGAVVEVRDVQQPVPGVTVHKGVVQVGEVVVGSPAYATIDVKRRRAIARAHSATHLTHQALRDALGPTAAQAGSENSPGRFRFDFGSPAAVPGTVLTDVEQRINEVLSRELDVQAEVMSMEDAKKQGAIAEFGEKYGDRVRVVTIGDFSKELCGGTHVANTAQLGLVKLLGESSIGSGVRRVEALVGVDAYNFLAREHTVVSQLTELVKGRPEELPEKISGVLAKLKEAEKEIERYRAEKVLQAAAGLAQEAKDVRGVALAAAQVADGTSADDLRKLVLDVRGRIPGDRPAVVALFTVANGRPLTVIATNEAARERGIKAGDLVRTAAKTLGGGGGGKPDVAQGGGQNAAAVPEAIEAVERLVAEAA